The genomic segment ATTTCGCTCGACCACCCGTAGTTACAGCGCGGGCAGCAGTGTCGGGCTTTCCAGTACCGGTGCATGATGGACTGGAGGATCGACGCGAAAGGCGTTACGCCGATACCGGTCGCGATCAGGATGGCGTGCTGCGCTTGGAAGATGTGGCTCGAAGGTGCACCGTACGGACCGTCAATGTAGATTTCCAGTGGCTTTCCGACCGGGTAGTTCACGGGCCGATTAGCCGTTGGCGGGCTCGAACCCGATGGGCCTGTCACTCCGATAGCTTCCACGGATGCGCCCGTTCCCAGTGCTACGCCCGTCCGACCCTCTTCGGCATCCTTCTGCGTGAAGACTCCGGGCGATACGACGATCGAATTGGTCGAGTCGCGCGGTTCGCAATTCTCCAGACTCGGCGTTTTGAATGCGATGATTGTCGGTTTGTTGCGCATGTAGCGGAAGCTTTGGGCCAGCGACTTATTCTGCGGACTCAGGTAGGCCAATCCGAGCGATTGCAGGCGTGCCTTGCGAATTTGGACCTCATCGAACGATCGTTCCGATTCGGAGCGCATGTACTCCCGAAGCCTGGAATGGATCAGGTAATTAGTGTTGCAACTAAACGGTCCGATCGGTCAGTACTTACACCATCATCCGCTCCCGTTTCTTGAACTTGTTCTGCATGTCCGGCATCGAGAGAGACTTCTCGAGTGGCACCTTCTGCTGGAGGATGAGTTTGTGCAGGCTTGGTTCGGGCGTCACCTTCCGTTTGGTGTCCTTCAGGTCGGCTTCTCCGGCGGCACCATCGGTACCATCTCCGGTGAACCCTTCGTTCGAAATGCCACCCGCGCCACCGATCGACTTCGGTATGAGCTGATCACGCCGCGAAAAAGTGCGCTGCAGAGTGGCCTGTATTTTCTTCAGTGCTCGGTTATCCGACATTTGCCGTTCGAATTTCGGCTGGGCGGCTGCGGCACTGATCGGAGATGGTGCACTGTATCCTTCCATGGCCAGCTTCGAGGTACCGGGTGGGTGTCGTGACTTTATGATCCCGGCCGGACTGCTGGGTCCGTCGTTCCGTAGCCCAGGACCTGCGCCAGCGCTTCCGATAGCGGTCTTCGGTTTGTTGAGGGCCGATTCGAAACTGGAACTCTTGTGAATCGGTGCGTGAGTCGTTACCGTCGGTGCCGCTGGTAACGGTGTGCCGGTCGGTGATTGCCGCTTCTCCTGGACCAGATCAATGGAACCaccagcggcggtggtggtggtggctgccgTTCCCGAGGAACCGGCTACGATGGCAGGGATTTCGCCGTTGTGCAGACGCTCCTGTTCGCGCTCGAAGAAGTTGTGTAGCCGGTTGGTCCACTCGCCGACGCCGCGGATGTGTAGCCAGATATAGTCCTCCTGCTCCGGGGCGCTGCTCAGTGTGAACGGGTGCCACTCGTACTGTGCGATCGCCGGTATGTTGACGAACACGTAGTCGCCCGGCCGGAAGCAGAAGTGCATCGGGCGCTTGATGACGAGGTGCGTCACCTTCGACGGAAGTAGCAACCCAGACGAAATGTACGTCTTGCCGTGCTCGGTGCGCATCCAAACTAATCTTTGGGAAAAGTGAAGGTGAGCGTCACAATTGGGCCACTGGGTTCAACACAGACACCCTAGACTGGTGCGTGTCTTACAGGTCTACCTACCTAATCGTACGCTCGACCAGATAGATCATCCCGGGCACTATAAACCACTTCCAGAAGTTGGGTCCGTGAAACAGTACCAGAATCCAGAACGGTATGTACAGCAGGTGCGTCCAGTAGAAAACCTGCAAATATCGGAGCCAAAGGGTATAAAGTGTGGTTATCCAATGCACTAGTTCAGGGGGTTGGAAATCAACGTGTGTTTGCTCGTTGTTCAACGCTTCAATGGAAGACTTATGCAAGATCGGTATACTTCGAAGCTACCGCCGCGTCGCACGAACGGCTGCGAGCAGATGAACATAACCAGCAGGATCACCGCCAGCGCGATGCCGGTCGGATTGGCGACTCCTCCGATCAGTCCGaacaggccgggccgggccgtaaaCAGCCACTCGGCCGTGGTGTAGTTGTTGGCGTTGATCACCGGATCGTTCACGACGATCGTGGCTGGTCGAAAgtatttacacacacacacacacacacgtgacgGGCCATCGAGAGACCGAGAAGGATTATGGTACAGGCAGGGTAGGTTGTGTACAGCACGGCCGGAGGATGCCCCCGGGAAGGTTCGAAACGGTCAAGCGGGCAGGACAGGCGATCAGGTAGAGGTGATGCGAAGCGATAGtgtaattgaaatggaaagacAAATGTAAAGAAAGAGATAACCAATGTTAATATACGATCCACCGGTCACGCAGATCCCACACTCGCCCGAGCGGGTCTATGGTGTGCTGCCGAGTATGGTTTAATGTAGGTATTGGTCAGATTAGTCAACGGTGGGTGGCGCACTGCGATATTAGTACCTCGTCGGAGTCCGAGTTTGCAACatggagagagagggagagatagagacacATAGGCAcagagaaagacagaaagagaaaggaaccGATACATTAAAATTTAACGAGACAAATCCTACTGAACGCATGCCATTTACAGACTCCGTTTAGCGCTTAGACGGCCGTTAAACCCGGTAGGTTTGAAAGCCATCAAGCCATCGACGGAGCCAATATTTTATTGGATCACCCGGCCAGCCTTCGCTGCCGTTGGAAGCTATAGAAAGTAAAAACGTACAGTAAGGTGCCTAAAAGTTTTAGTTGACTACTTTATATACAAAGGCGCAACAAAACATTTCtacgaaggaagaaaataataCATTTAAACTACTTTAAAGAGTCAgacaaacatttgaaaatataGCTGATAAATTTACACAAATAAATTAACTTAAATGTACATAATTCGGGCTTATTGAGTTCATTGGGTACACAACGGCTTACTCCTGGCAATGTGACCACACGACGATGGCCGGGTAAATCATAATCCATAAAAAGCGCTTTTTAatggaacgaaataaaaaacaacggtTCATAattacgcacatacacacgaaagtgaaaacgcaCCCAGTCGTGGGCCGAGCCACTAAACAGCGCCTGCATTCACGGTGCACCGTGCAGTAAAACGCAGTAAAAAAAGAACGGCCCGACAGAGGACCCCAGGGGGGAGGCCGAAAAAACGTAAATTgagatataaaaatataatttacgATATCGTGTTGTtacgtgtttttttccccaacgGCTCCGCGAGCCGGAGTGTTTATGACTTCCTCCAGCTCCGCCATGGGCCGTGTTGTGTCCTGTTTcacgttggccgttggcccgTCCGGTTTCGTCGGTTTTTCGGGGTGCAGCTTtggaaaaccgaacccaaccGAAAGACGGGCGCAGCGAAATTAAGCGATAAACCTCGATTATCATTTACCAGGGAAGAGAGTGCCAAGAATAGATGCCGGGGCTGGTGGCTCGGCTTTTCGGCCGGCGGGTCTCGGCGGAGAACGGGTGCCTCTactctccgtcgtcgtcgt from the Anopheles cruzii unplaced genomic scaffold, idAnoCruzAS_RS32_06 scaffold01164_ctg1, whole genome shotgun sequence genome contains:
- the LOC128276430 gene encoding NADPH oxidase 5-like; its protein translation is IEDLTIAMFEDADKYNRGAITYEALKNQLEKHGGLLENLSISIDRWLVPLPQDDGKKKRKKKPLPHQLTAPYIKNNYVYLSFLTVFTVINVGLFISRAIQYRHSNGFVIMARACGQCLNFNCAFILVLMLRQCITFLRTRGFTAFLPLDQHIYLHKLTGVLVAVFSLVHTIMHLCNFTTIVVNDPVINANNYTTAEWLFTARPGLFGLIGGVANPTGIALAVILLVMFICSQPFVRRGGSFEVFYWTHLLYIPFWILVLFHGPNFWKWFIVPGMIYLVERTIRLVWMRTEHGKTYISSGLLLPSKVTHLVIKRPMHFCFRPGDYVFVNIPAIAQYEWHPFTLSSAPEQEDYIWLHIRGVGEWTNRLHNFFEREQERLHNGEIPAIVAGSSGTAATTTTAAGGSIDLVQEKRQSPTGTPLPAAPTVTTHAPIHKSSSFESALNKPKTAIGSAGAGPGLRNDGPSSPAGIIKSRHPPGTSKLAMEGYSAPSPISAAAAQPKFERQMSDNRALKKIQATLQRTFSRRDQLIPKSIGGAGGISNEGFTGDGTDGAAGEADLKDTKRKVTPEPSLHKLILQQKVPLEKSLSMPDMQNKFKKRERMMVLREYMRSESERSFDEVQIRKARLQSLGLAYLSPQNKSLAQSFRYMRNKPTIIAFKTPSLENCEPRDSTNSIVVSPGVFTQKDAEEGRTGVALGTGASVEAIGVTGPSGSSPPTANRPVNYPVGKPLEIYIDGPYGAPSSHIFQAQHAILIATGIGVTPFASILQSIMHRYWKARHCCPRCNYGWSSEIPPTIMNLRKVDFFWINRDQRSFEWFVNLLSQLEIEQAELGSAMERFLEMHMYITSALQKTDMKAVGLQLALDLLHEKEKRDLITGLKTRTNAGRPNWDKVFKQIQDQKKGKVTVFYCGPPQLAKTLRYKCDQFGFQFRKEVF